The following is a genomic window from Elaeis guineensis isolate ETL-2024a chromosome 10, EG11, whole genome shotgun sequence.
agtCTGCTATGTACTTCAACCCAAAGACCAAGTCCTGGTTGAAGCGTGCTATCAAGCAGCGATTGGGTATTATGGAGCAGAATAGGGTGTGATGCTCTTTGGGCATTTGTATCTCCATGTAAAAACTTTTAAGGATGGAGTGCTCCAGATCAGAGTAGTCAATCCAAGAGCGACTTGAGGGCTGGCAGGCTTGGTCCTTATCCATGATAGGTAGGATTACACTAGTAAGGTCCGTATTCAGCTTTGTGTCTATTTATGTGATGTCTAACATGGTCATGCTGAAGATCTGTCTAGTGAAGCTTAAGCAGTTGTTTAGAAACTCTATATAGAGCCTGTGATTAGAAGGAGGTTGCATGCATCTTTTAGCCTAGGATGTGATTTATCAATCGGTCAGTGAGGGGAGGGTCTTGATATTCCATCTTTATTGATCAGACTGATGCTCTAATTACCAGACATGCTGTGTAGCTTCTTCAGCCTAacattaatttttggagcatgaTGATGAGGGACAAGTATAGCTTGTGAGTATCATGTGATGACATTTAGATGAGTTGGTGCAGCTTTATCATGTGGAGAAAGATATGTGCTCATGCTTCGAAGGTTATAGTTTGGACTAGATGGTTTGTTGGGAATAAGCAGATGAATGATCATTTTTGTGATCCATGGATTATGGACCTTCCACTGAGTCACTACCCGACTTTTCTCAATATGGAGGCCAAGGAGTTTATACCAAATTGTGACTTATCCTAACTAGATGGGAGGGTTGGTGCACTGTTTTGGCAACTTGTTTATTTGGAGACAACTGGTGGAGAGGGTTTTATCCCAGATGATCCCTCTCCATGACAACCAAGTGTAAGGGTTCGGAGTTCTTACTACAGCTAGAGGGTGGCAGCCAGAGACCTCTACAACCTATACAAAAGGGAGCCAGTCATGAGACTGGATGGTCCATGAATATGGAGACTCGAGGTTCATCCGAGGGTCAGCTTGTTTGTCTAGAAGATTGCATGGAGTCACCTTCCTACCAAGGTGATCCTGAGGATAGAGGTATCGACCTCCCATCCACCTATCCATGCTGTAGGATAGATAATAAGATAGTGGAGCACGGCATGTTCCTATTTTTTAGAGCTATATAGGTCTAGagtctggtcaacttttttctagTGGTTGTTTAGTTGGCGGTGCCAATGCAAATGTTCCTCAAAGCTTTGCGTCGGGTTATTGGTTCCAAGGCATCTAGACTACCTGACATCAGAGCTGCCTATATTGCTCGCCATATTTGGCTGACCATAAATAGTATTGTCTTTAAATTAAGGAAGTTGTTAGGGAGGTTCGTCCCAGAAAGGGCTCTGAGCCAAGCTATCAAGATTACTCATCCGTCTTTATCACTAGTGGCCTGGAGAGTTTCGGATACCTTGGGTTTCTTCCATGCTCCTATAATGTCCTATCGGGTTTACATCACCTAAGAGTCCTTATCCTCAAGTCTCCTTAAGATCAACTTTGATGGTAGTGTGAGTGGTAGTAAAAAAGGAGCTGGTTTTGTGATTCGCGATCTTGACTTAAGATTAGTGGTTGCAGGTGGCAGCTATCTCTTTGATGTCACTATCCTTGGAGCCGAGTTGCAGGTATCCTAATTGGGCATTGTATATGAGAATGACCTTAGGTGCAGAACACCTTATCATAAAGGGGGATAACTATGGTAGTTGGTTGGATCTAAGGATGGATGAGGGCTGTTACCACGTACTTGTTACTCTACTACATCTAGAGATTGGTGTCAGCATGTCTTTTTGAAAATCAGACATATTTATTGTGAGGCAAACGGTATCGTAGATTAGGTGCCTTGTATATTGCTGTTCATTTTGAAGATATTTTGTGAACCAAGGTGGGGGTTCTCCTGGTGCTATTTTGGAATATTTTGTTGTCTGATTTTTTTGGCTATATTTATACTATAATCATATGAGTGCTTCAacttatcaaaaagaaaaaaaattttcatgattaatAACTTTCTAAAATAATAGCTTTCTAAAATAACTCTAAATTTCAATTTTTCTCTATGTGTGGAATCTAAATGCTTAATAATtattctaaaataattaagatGAGTCACcttaaatttgaatttattttaattttttaataaaaaattagatgtaaatataaaattatgatttagaataataaatatttttaacaaatagaatgaaaattaaattattaagtagaatatatttaataattcaaGAATTTAGAGATGAACATTTTCTTTGGCCTTTCACTCACTTTAGTTGCCCGAGTGTTCTTTTTCCATGCATGATGATTTCTaatatatttagatatttttaataCATTAAAATAACATTACCATATTTAAACTTTTATGTACAGATAGATTTaacttttattcaaaatttttaatttcagatgatttttctataattttttctaattttttcaaattttggagTGAGGTTGAGTTTTCTCACTCCTTTCTATTTGATAGGTAAATaaataggtatatatatatatatatagagagagagagagagagagaggagatgacAGATCTAATTCAAGCATCCAtccatctttctttctctctattttttttttgggaatgAAGCGAATGAATAATACATTCCTTGAATGGATACATTttacaaaatttgaaattaaaactaCTCTAAATGGAAAAGGAATGGAAGCAACTTGTGTCTAAAGAGCATCCCCAGAATGATTTGTAACATGGGTTGCTATCCAATTAGCAACCCTATTTGCCTCTTTATACATATGGGAAGTTTGAAATAGAGACCCTCCAGTGTCAAGATATTCAGTAGAAGCAGATGATCATGTGCTGAAGGCGAACATGATAAAATCTAATCAATCCTTGTAGCAGAATCACCTTCAAAAAGGATTTGGCTAGTTTGCAAGGTGAGAACCGCATACAGGATCTCCTTCCAAACTGCCCTCAGCTCCGTTTTCAGAACAATAATATCAAAGAGTTGTCCGTCAACCGCTGCAAAAAATTGGAAATCAAACCCTCTAATTACAAATCTAGTGCCTTTTTTGGCACCATCTATAGTAACACtaccatcaaaatttattttgatataaattcgATTGGGAGTTCCTCAGTAATAAATGTCACTCGAGATACAAAAGAAGAAGGAGGGATCTAATCCAGATGTCCCCTATTGTCTCAGGTTCTCTGTCAAAGTATACTGAGTGAATTCTCTAGCTTGAATGATTGTTTTTTGGAATACAAATCTTGAAGACAAGGATACATTATCAAACACCCACTTGTTGTTTGCATTCCAAATGTGAAATACAATATATGCTGCTTAAATGCATTCAAGCTTATCAGACTTGTTTTTAGGTAAAGTAGGAGAGCTTCGGTCGGGTCTGGAGTGATAAAAATTGCTGATAGAATATGAAACAATCGCCAAACCTACATTGCTTTTAGGTATGAAAATTAAATGTGATCCACAGTCTTCTCCACACTGTTAAGCTTCGTCTAGCTAGCGTAGCACGACACGAATGTGACTTCATGCAAGCTTCtgcaaaaataaaataagaatggGATTTTTTATGGTACTTAAAAAGCATCATAGAGTGTTATGCATGGTTAGATACCATCTATCATAAAATGAACGGCTgttcaaataatctaaatatttttaaaatatatatatatattttaatttttttaaaatagatgATGTCCAACTCTGCATAATATCTTGCGgtattttttaaatatcgaaGAGGATCTGCGCCACCCATGTGATAATTTATCTCAATCTTCCGTTACCATGAACAGTCCATAGTGAAGCCGTATTAGAAATTttataaaactttttttttttggcattgaaaattttataaaactCTTAGGCTGTCTTTGGAAGTACAAGTAGCGCCCCACATCAACTTGTCGGCCTTGTCAACTAAATCGACTCCAAACAACTGAGTGATGAGAGGGACGTTTCACCTTCTCTTGTCAAAACTAATCAGATTGCTCCGGTCCGCTGGCAATGTAACTTAACCTGGTCTACTGGACCCCGGTATAGAATCATATATCTTTGCCTCAATGGACGGTTAAGATGAGCTAAGATTACATAACAGCCAAGTAAACGGCAACTATGAAACGGCTGATCGGGACGCGCCCCGCTAGGCCATAGCATGACGGTGAGGAGACTCCGTTATCTACGGTCCCGATAAATGGGCCCTTCGTTTCTTTGGGACCTGGTGGTGGGCAGCTCCTCCTGAGATCtcatttcttttccttctcttccccctcgtAAGCTATTAGATCCTGTCTTTCTTgctccgtttttttttttttggggtaataTTTTTGGCTTTTGGAACGCTTAATCGTGTCTCGCGCGCAGATCTGATggctttttcctcctttttttgcGATCCGGTTCGATTTTTTTTGAACAATTCTTTCGTCTGGATGTAAAAATTTGTGTAAAACCTGGGAATTTTTTAGGTGATTCGAAAGGAAGTAGGATCTGTTTCTTTATTGATTGATATGGTAGAATTAGGCTTCTTGGTGTCGTATTTCGTTATTTGATACGATTGTTAGGGtttgcttgattaatttttaatttttgtcgaTGTGAGATCGAATTTCTCCTTGTTTTGTATTTCTGTcgtcagatatttttttattttttcctttcttttgtgtTGTGATCTTGTTGGTGGATCAGAAATGTCTCTTTTGTGGTGTTAGAATTAAATTGGATATTTCCTTGATTCTTATTGAGGTCAGTTATTTTTGCAGAATTGTTTATTTGATGTTCGTTCACATTGATGCATAGATCTACTTATATTCTCTTTGTTTGAGAATTGATTTTCAGCTTTTTGTTTTAAAATCAACTAAAGGTTGCGTTTTTATTCATTTGCATGTTGTCCTTTGAATGCAGAATCAGCTGATAATGTCGAAGCTTTTGCACTTAATATAGTTTTAGTCATCACCGTTGCTCAgtgttttctttcctctttccctttctatcatatttttttcatctctGGTCAATTTTTTATCCATTGGAAACAAAAAAATTGGAACACAATTTGTTTTTATCTTTGACCTTACTCATGAGAATCAGATGCACTCACTTGATTGCTTTTGATCGGTCCTGTTGGCCAGTCAAATTATGTGCATCAAATAGTTAATCGCAAGCGAATTTATCTGAGTAGAGTTGATTGTTAGATTTTGGCCAAAGAGAAGTTTATAGCTTTAAGCATTTGTTCATTTAGGATTTAATAAAATCATCATGAAAGTATCTATTATTATCAGAAACCATAAGTGCATGATTTTATCTTGTTATTGAATATCAATATATGTGCCGATCAGACGTGAAGATGGGGCTGTCTTTCACCAAACTATTCAGTCGGCTTTTTGCAAAGAAAGAGATGCGTATTCTTATGGTAGGTCTTGATGCTGCTGGCAAGACCACCATCTTGTACAAGCTGAAGCTGGGAGAGATTGTGACCACTATTCCTaccattggtatgtgctaaacatAGATAACTTTGAAGCTGGTGTACTTTATTTACTCGTGATATCCATGCTTTCTTGTTACTTGAAATTGATTTTTTTCACTCAGGGCTAAGGATTGGGTGTTCAAGAGCGTATTTTTGATTTACAATTTTTGGGAACATTGTAGCTTTGTTTAGTAAGTTGAGCATTAAGCCTGATAATATCAAATCTCTAGTTCATTTCATTTATTTCCACTATTAGGTTCAACCTCTTGGGAGTTGCTGCAGTTTAAATGGCCCTACAATGATGTTCTTTAACATAGAAGGTACCATTACAATTGATTGATTTTACAAAACAGATGCCATTTTCTGTTGAGAGGAAGAGATTCTGTTTCCATTAATAGTAACTAATTTAAATAAATGATAGGAACTCAGATTTGTTAAAACCAGCATTTGGGTTTCATAGGAACAGTAATTTAGCATGGGTTTGATTTGTTTTTAGGCTAGATTGATTATATTTCCTGTATTTGTGACTATTTTTGTTATTTTCTGTGATATAATGTCAAAGTGCTATCTTGTAACATGATTCAAGAGCTTCTTAAATATTAGTGGTACAATATTTTGTTTGTCTCATCTATTCTTGGTGAGAAGTCATATCAAGTGACTGATGTGTTGCTCTCCCATGTTCTTTCCATACGCTTCATTTCCCCTTTCATTTATCTGATTATTTGGGGCAAATTTGAGCCTCTCTTCTTATTAAGATGTTCTCAGATCTTTGTTGCAATGCATGTATGTTATTGATTGATTACCCATTGCTTGGTTCTTTTGCGCTGACAGCTTGCATGTCTCTATGCACTCAGTTCAGTTGTCAACCTGGTGTTCTCAGATTTACCAGAACTTAGTCTATTTGCTCTGTAATAAATTCTGCGCCCTCTCTTCTGCAGCTTCCTTAAAGGCCCGTGTCAATAACATACATTCTTGAAATCACGTATCTACCTTATCTGATTAGCTCTGATTCAGGATAATTTATCTTCATTGCTCTTTGTTGTTTTGTGTTTATCATGGTGAACTATCTTCTCACCATCAATTTCAATTGGAGCCTTTATCTATCTTCTTTTTTCACCAAAATTGCATTTTATACATTCAGAATCTGGTGGATGCTCTTTTTTTCTTGTatatatggagttcatcatatttGCCCAATATGCTATGTCAAATTTTTGAGCTGCGACTTTGTtttattttgctttttttttttaatgacttTGTGATGTCAAATGTTTGTCAGGATTTAATGTGGAGACAGTGGAATACAAGAACATTAGCTTCACTGTGTGGGATGTTGGTGGTCAGGACAAGGTTTGTACTATCTCTCTATATAATGTTCGTTGAGTAATTTATGTAAAATGGGTAAGGTCTGATACTTCTGTTTTGTGATTTCATTATATCTGTGTTTGGAATTTcacaaaatgatgaaaataataacaCTCCAAGAAGTGATGGATATCTTGTGATATCAAACTTGTTATCAATGCAGGGTATCTGAGATGGTCAGGTAACATATGGGAAGTGTACATTTTTACTGCACACCTAGTTCATAGCAAATACACTGAAAGAAGTTTATCTGTCTTGTTTTTACCTATCAAAAAAGATATACactggaagattaaaaaaatatcaagttaTATGGCACCATCACTCCTCATCCCATGTTTAACCAATTTATTCACTGACAGATTGATATGTGATATCCATTTTTGAGGTTCCCTGATATTTTGAGGTTGACCTAGTTTTTATAGAGGTGTACCATACTATTTTAAAGATAATAATGATGACAATGATTCTAATGATACACAGTATCTCGATGGAAATAATTATGAGCTTTAATCAGACATATTGGACAGGTGCGTACTATTTTACCAACGCCTAGTTTTTACAGAGGTGTCCTACGATAAGTTGGCCTAATTTCTCCAAGGGTTTCAATttcattttaatttcaaatggaccTTTGGTACAAGGATTCATATGCATTTGGGAGTGAGGTTGATTGGGTATAGCATAAATGTTTGCCATTCTGTGAATTGAAATGTTGGATAGATGCAACAAGCACAGTTCCTTGAAGTAGTTTCTCCTATATTTCTAGTTGTCCTTGATCTCTTCAATGTACATTTCTTCTGTGACCTATAAGATCATTCCAGGAATAGATACAATAACTCTTCCTGCTTTTCTGCTTGTCACCATATTGGTAATGGCATTCCATTGATTTTTAGTGAAGCCTGTGGCAGTGCcttttttataatatcatttcaGCTACAGGTCTGGATAAGCAGTTAAAGATTAGATTTATGTTGTGTGCCATTTCTAAAAGCCGCATTGGGTGTTATTTCTCTTGAGGTAGTGTGACTTGATGGTACCTGGACCTGCATGTTGACCTTTTGTCAGAAAAAAATTGTGTTATATCTCCTTACCCAGTGGCATAGTTCTGAATTTATTTGGAATGCTTGGACATGTTAAGATCCTTGCCTTTATACCTGGAATGCCAAGGCATTAGAGGTCAGGAATGTTGGGGTCTTGACCAGCATTGTAATGTACCACCATGCGCTGCAGCCATCCTCCTCAGCCTCCTCCATGATCTCTCTCACAGTCTTGGGTAGGTCTTTCAATATTGCAATTTTCACTCTAGGACAGTCATGCAACCTTGTTCCATCTGAACTTTGGTTGCTATGCAACCCTTTCTAGAGGTGGCTTTTACTTTAGGTTCTTTATTATTCTTATCTTTTTACTCTGTCCTTTGCACAAGCGAACCCTTTTTTGACTTGAAAACTGTATGTGggactggctctaataccaaaaaCCAAAATGTTATCAACCCAATCCAGTTTACCTAAAATGCCTAGCAGCTGCAGAAAGCTTGGGCCTTAACCAGAACAATTATAGGGCAGACTAGCTGGAGTACAACAATCTCTAATTTCCCATCCAGGTTTTTTTGGAAGCTAAGAAGCTTGTCTGTCTTTTCAAGCTGATATTGTTAGTATATGAATTGCAAACTAATATTTAAGCTTCAGTGCCAGATATCATTCATGTTCAAGTGTTCTAATCAACAATTTTATAAATGATGTATGCATTTGAATTTTCCTGTGGCATCATCAATTAATCAAAAGTTAGTATCTAAAGACCTCCTGATGACATGAATCATTTAGTCATCACAATGTGACATATGCTTGCTGGCAAATGTACCAGGGCTTACTGCATAGTTGAGATATTTTCTACAGCTTCTAGATAATGGTTTATGCATATATCTACACATGTGCACATGTGcggccacacacacacacacacacacacacacacacacacacacacagagagagagagagagagagagtttaaaGATATTAAGTAAAATACCTTCTCATGGCTTGTGTATGCATGATTGTAATAATCTTTTGTCTAATGGTActaccagagagagagagagagagagagggagagagttcAAAGCTTCTGTGTAGTCTTTGTCACTTCTGTTTCCTTTTAATCCACTACAGCTTGAGCAACTTGAGTTTGAAGATCTTAAATACATTCCCATGGCTTGTGTATACTTGATGGTAATAACCTTTTGTGTGCTGGTATTATCAGATCAGACCTCTGTGGAGACATTACTTCCAGAACACCCAGGGCCTTATCTTTGTCATTGACAGCAATGACAGAGATCGTATTGTTGAGGCTAGAGATGAATTGCACAGAATGCTTAATGAGGTAGACTGGTACATCATTTTCactttagtttcaatttgattgtTTTATGCAGAAAATTGAAATTTCTTTGTGTGTTTATGGAGGCTCttttagtttttaattgggaggtcATATGTTAAGACTTTCTTATAAAATAAATGTTTGATATATGATCCCTATACTAAATTGGCAATTCTTGAATAGAATAGAGTAGTAGATAAATTTGGCTGCCTGTACAACCAAAAGaactaaattttttattctatttcaCAACCTGGTTTCCAATATGCTGTAGGCTTGTAGCCTTGCTGTCAGGATACTCTATCCAGGCTGGTGGAGCACTGTTCCTTTTTCCCCCACTTTTCTGAAATCTACAGTTTTTCCATTGAGCATTGCTCTAAGCACTCACAAGAAAGCCAATTCATGTCAACAATGTGTTTTGTTTCTTTCATCTTGTTTGGCAAGTCCGGTCCTTTAGGTTGCCTGAGTCACTTTTTATTGCTTCTGTATCTTTATTGTCAAAGTGCGCTTTTAAATAGCACCAAGAAATATCCTATCGATGATGATGCTAGTTCACCATTTTTGTCATTGTTGTTGTTATTATAAGGAATGCTTTTGCTTTCAAACCTTATTAGAAACCATTGTGAAAAATTTTGATCGAGCAGTTGCAAGAAGCATGTCATACAGCAATCTACCAAACAGTAGATGCAATGTTATAATAACTCATCAGTAATGATTTATGTTTGGCCAATCTCTGATCTCTGGTTTGCCTGCCATTCGATACTTGGGGCATGCTGGCCATAAATTTCATTCCCGGACTCTAGTTTCAATTGGCATGTAATTTTTATTCCACACCCTGTTTATAAAGCAAGACCTAAGTGTCTGTAGAACAAGCATGGTTGCTTATTAAGCATGGCATATTCAAATGAAAACATAGCTGAGCCTTGATTGTTAGATGACAATCAAACAAAGGCCCTGGAATTAGTCCCTGCATAATGTTTTCATCTTGGCTTCAAGATTGGTTTGCCAACCAAGGCCTACCAGGGTCACATACCTAAGAAGCTTGAAGCTCTAGCAGTACACCTCATGCAAAATGGAAAACTGAGATTTTTCTTTGCTGGGCAGGATGAATTGAGAGATGCAGTGCTGCTTGTCTTTGCGAACAAGCAAGATCTTCCCAATGCCATGAATGCTGCAGAGATCACTGATAAACTTGGCCTGCACTCCCTCCGCCAACGTCACTggtaaatatttaatatttcatGCACTTCACATGGTTCTTAACCTTTCAAGTCAATTTCTTAGTTAATACAATTTCAATGGTTATTTGTAAGTACCTGAATCTATCAGCTTTGTAATACTTCATTATAATTTGTCTTTCTCCAGGTACATCCAGAGCACATGTGCCACATCTGGGGAGGGTCTTTATGAGGGACTGGAGTGGCTCTCAAACAACATTGCGAACAAGGTCTGTCTCATGATTGCATGAGCCAAGTGCTCTTTGCATTTGATTTCTGTTGAAAGTGCAGCTCTTTGTGACTTCGGATCATTCCTCCATTTTTCTGCAGGCATAGATATTGCTGGCTGGATACCTTGTTGGAGCTTAAAACATTGTTAGGATCTTCTGTTAACCACATGTGTTTGCTAGAGCTCTGCTCCAAGAATCAATTTGCTTATGTTTCTATCTTTCATAGACTCGAGCATTTGTTGTCTCATCTAGACCAACAATAATCT
Proteins encoded in this region:
- the LOC105059772 gene encoding ADP-ribosylation factor, encoding MGLSFTKLFSRLFAKKEMRILMVGLDAAGKTTILYKLKLGEIVTTIPTIGFNVETVEYKNISFTVWDVGGQDKIRPLWRHYFQNTQGLIFVIDSNDRDRIVEARDELHRMLNEDELRDAVLLVFANKQDLPNAMNAAEITDKLGLHSLRQRHWYIQSTCATSGEGLYEGLEWLSNNIANKA